From a single Populus nigra chromosome 18, ddPopNigr1.1, whole genome shotgun sequence genomic region:
- the LOC133677989 gene encoding putative phospholipid-transporting ATPase 9 encodes MAGGRRKKQRFSRIHAFPCGRASFRSEHSLIGGPGFSRIVYCNEPECFEAGLQNYASNYVRTTKYTLATFLPKSLFEQFRRVANFYFLLCAILSFTPLSPYSAISNVVPLVVVIGATMGKEVIEDWRRKKQDIEMNNRKVKVHYGEGVFDHAKWMDLKVGDIVRVEKDEYFPADLILLSSSYDEAICYVETTNLDGETNLKLKQAPDVTSNLHEDSGFQDFKAIIRCEDPNANLYSFIGSLDLGEDPHALMPQQLLLRDSKLRNTDYIYGVVIFTGHDTKVMQNSTAPPSKRSKIEKRMDKVIYLLFFLLVLISFIGSIVFGISTKEDLEDGRMKRWYLRPDDTTIYYDPDRAPAAAILHFFTALMLYGYLIPISLYVSIEIVKVLQSIFINQDLHMYHEETDKPARARTSNLNEELGQVDTILSDKTGTLTCNSMEFIKCSVAGTSYGRGVTEVERAMARRKGSPLPQEETEEEDIVEGVAEGRPSVKGFNFVDERITNGHWVNEPHADVVQKFLRLLAICHTAIPDIDEETGRISYEAESPDEAAFVIAARELGFEFYERTQTSIILHELDLVSGTKVERSYQLLNIIEFNSSRKRMSVIVRNEEGKLLLLCKGADSVMFERLARDGREFEEPTREHIGEYADAGLRTLVLAYRELDGEEYDEFNHEFTEAKSSLSADREDMIEEVAEKIERDLILLGATAVEDKLQNGVPECIDKLAQAGIKIWVLTGDKMETAINIGFACSLLRQGMKQIIISSDTPENKALEKMEDKAAAVTALKASVVHQMNEGKALLTASSETSEALALIIDGKSLTYAIEDDVKNLFLELAIGCASVICCRSSPKQKALVTRLVKSKTGKTTLAIGDGANDVGMLQEADIGVGISGVEGMQAVMSSDIAIAQFRFLERLLLVHGHWCYRRISSMICYFFYKNIAFGFTLFFYEAYASFSGQPAYNDWFLSLYNVFFTSLPVIALGVFDQDVSARFCLKFPLLYQEGVQNVLFSWIRIFGWAFNGLSSSVLIFFFCIRAMEHQAFRKGGEVVGLEILGATMYTCVVWVVNCQMALSINYFTYIQHLFIWGGIVFWYIFLMVYGAMDPYLSTTAYKVFVEACAPAPSYWLITLLVLLSSLIPYFIYSAIQMRFFPLYHQMIHWLRNDGQTEDPEYCNMVRQRSLRPTTVGYTARYVAKSKRLKEKKHQDR; translated from the exons ATGGCCGGTGGTAGAAGAAAGAAGCAGCGTTTTAGTAGAATCCATGCCTTCCCATGTGGAAGAGCATCATTCAGAAGTGAGCATTCACTGATCGGAGGACCTGGCTTCTCTAGGATAGTTTATTGCAATGAACCTGAATGCTTTGAGGCTGGTCTGCAAAATTATGCTAGCAACTATGTCAGAACTACCAAGTACACACTCGCAACGTTTCTCCCAAAGTCACTATTCGAGCAGTTCCGGCGGGTTGCCAACTTTTATTTCCTCCTCTGTGCAATATTGTCGTTCACTCCACTTTCTCCTTACTCAGCCATCAGCAATGTTGTTCCTCTAGTTGTTGTTATTGGTGCTACAATGGGGAAAGAGGTGATTGAAgattggaggagaaaaaagCAG GATATTGAAATGAACAATCGAAAAGTAAAAGTGCATTACGGTGAAGGTGTTTTTGATCATGCTAAATGGATGGATTTGAAAGTCGGGGACATAGTAAGGGTGGAAAAGGATGAATATTTTCCTGCTGATCTCATATTGCTGTCTTCAAGTTATGATGAAGCAATTTGCTATGTTGAGACCACAAACCTTGACGGAGAAACCAATTTGAAACTGAAACAAGCACCAGATGTAACTTCAAACTTGCATGAGGACTCTGGCTTTCAAGATTTTAAGGCTATAATTAGATGTGAAGATCCCAATGCAAATCTGTATTCTTTTATAGGCAGTTTGGATCTGGGAGAGGACCCGCATGCTCTTATGCCTCAGCAACTTCTACTTAGAGACTCAAAGCTGCGAAATACTGATTACATTTACGGAGTGGTTATCTTCACAGGTCATGATACAAAGGTTATGCAAAATTCAACAGCACCCCCTTCTAAGAGAAGCAAAATTGAGAAGAGGATGGATAAGGTTATCTACCTCTTATTCTTccttttggttttaatttcGTTTATTGGGTCAATTGTCTTTGGAATTTCAACGAAGGAAGACCTTGAGGATGGAAGGATGAAAAGATGGTATCTCAGACCTGATGATACGACAATTTATTATGACCCAGATAGAGCACCAGCTGCAgcaattttgcatttttttacaGCTCTTATGCTGTATGGTTATTTGATTCCCATTTCCTTGTATGTATCAATCGAAATTGTCAAAGTTCTTCAGAGCATTTTCATCAACCAAGATCTGCATATGTATCATGAGGAAACTGATAAGCCAGCACGGGCACGCACCTCAAATTTGAATGAAGAACTTGGCCAAGTTGACACTATACTTTCTGATAAAACAGGAACATTGACTTGCAACTCAATGGAATTTATCAAGTGTTCTGTGGCTGGCACATCATATGGTCGTGGAGTAACAGAAGTTGAGAGGGCTATGGCTAGAAGAAAGGGGTCACCTTTGCCTCAAGAGGAGACAGAGGAAGAAGACATTGTGGAGGGAGTGGCTGAAGGAAGGCCATCCGTAAAAGGATTCAATTTTGTAGATGAAAGGATCACAAATGGTCATTGGGTAAATGAACCTCACGCAGATGTGGTCCAAAAGTTCTTAAGATTACTTGCTATCTGCCATACTGCAATACCTGACATTGATGAAGAAACTGGAAGAATATCATATGAAGCTGAATCACCAGATGAGGCAGCATTTGTCATTGCAGCAAGGGAGCTTGGCTTTGAATTCTATGAAAGAACACAAACAAGCATCATACTGCATGAGTTGGATCTGGTCTCTGGCACAAAAGTTGAAAG ATCCTATCAACTTTTAAACATCATCGAGTTCAATAGCTCTAGAAAGAGGATGTCTGTTATTGTGAGGAATGAGGAGGGAAAGCTGCTTCTACTTTGTAAAGGGGCTGACAG TGTCATGTTTGAAAGACTTGCAAGGGATGGAAGAGAGTTTGAAGAGCCCACCAGGGAGCACATTGGCGAGTATGCTGATGCTGGCCTGAGGACTTTGGTTCTTGCATATCGTGAACTTGATGGGGAAGAATATGATGAGTTCAATCATGAATTTACTGAGGCAAAAAGCTCATTAAGTGCAGATCGTGAGGATATGATTGAAGAAGTAGCTGAAAAGATTGAGAGGGATTTGATTCTTCTTGGTGCTACAGCTGTTGAGGACAAACTTCAGAATGGG GTTCCTGAGTGTATTGACAAGCTTGCACAAGCGGGAATAAAAATATGGGTTTTAACAGGAGATAAGATGGAGACAGCCATCAATATTGG CTTTGCCTGTAGTTTACTCAGACAAGGGATGAAGCAAATAATAATCAGTTCAGATACTCCAGAAAACAAAGCTCTAGAGAAAATGGAGGACAAAGCTGCTGCTGTTACG GCTCTCAAGGCAAGCGTCGTCCATCAGATGAATGAAGGGAAGGCGCTGCTTACTGCATCAAGTGAAACTTCTGAGGCACTGGCTTTGATAATTGATGGCAAATCACTCACTTATGCTATCGAAGATGATGTCAAGAACCTGTTTCTGGAGCTTGCTATTGGATGTGCATCTGTCATTTGCTGCCGATCATCTCCTAAACAGAAAGCtctt GTTACAAGACTGGTTAAAAGTAAGACAGGTAAAACAACATTAGCAATTGGTGATGGGGCAAATGATGTTGGGATGCTTCAAGAAGCAGATATTGGTGTTGGTATCAGTGGGGTTGAAGGAATGCAG GCAGTCATGTCAAGCGATATTGCAATTGCACAATTCCGATTTTTGGAGCGCTTGCTACTTGTTCATGGACATTGGTGCTATAGAAGGATCTCATCAATG ATATGCTACTTCTTTTACAAGAACATTGCATTTGGGTTCACTCTCTTCTTCTACGAGGCATATGCATCATTCTCAGGCCAACCAGCTTATAATGATTGGTTTCTATCTCTTTATAACGTCTTCTTCACATCACTTCCTGTGATTGCACTTGGAGTGTTTGACCAGGATGTATCTGCCCGATTTTGCCTCAAG TTCCCTCTACTGTACCAAGAAGGTGTACAAAATGTGTTATTTAGCTGGATCCGAATCTTTGGCTGGGCATTTAATGGTTTATCGAGTTCTGtcttaatcttcttcttctgcatcCGTGCAATGGAGCATCAAGCCTTTCGCAAAGGTGGAGAAGTTGTTGGCTTGGAGATCCTTGGTGCCACCATGTATACATGCGTTGTGTGGGTGGTTAACTGCCAGATGGCACTATCTATTAACTATTTCACTTATATACAGCATCTCTTCATCTGGGGTGGAATTGTATTCTGGTACATTTTCCTCATGGTATATGGAGCAATGGATCCATACCTATCAACAACTGCCTATAAAGTTTTCGTTGAAGCCTGTGCACCAGCCCCGTCTTACTGGCTCATCACACTCCTGGTGTTGTTATCCTCACTCATCCCATATTTTATTTACTCGGCCATACAAATGCGTTTCTTTCCCTTGTATCATCAGATGATACACTGGTTAAGAAATGATGGGCAAACGGAGGACCCTGAGTACTGTAATATGGTACGGCAAAGGTCATTGCGGCCAACGACAGTAGGTTATACAGCCCGCTATGTAGCGAAATCAAAACGTTTAAAAGAGAAGAAGCACCAGGATAGGTGA